A part of Acidimicrobiales bacterium genomic DNA contains:
- a CDS encoding cupin domain-containing protein — MAELDTELFEEPTEESNRAGLRTWEKVKSPYLEFIESEGIPIFKGIGVHNVRELEMGDWARTGVKGHYLYLDGNDGIKGMFVMEIPGGGQTNPERHLYHKFYLVMEGRGTTETWVEGPHGSGKKTITEWQPGSLMYFPPNVSHKLVNATNERVLIIATTNAPPIWNIHRDAEFIFNNDYIFRAHYREDSDFYKYDEKVYKVPVNERAQTRTSFYPDIINCELPLDNQRLPGYRRIQPGWPGFEYDHGGFISQYPPGRYSRGHWHAAGAVLVCLRGAGYTFNWHRDLGPTPWKDGHGDEVRVIDYVQGGLVAAAPGGGNWFHQHFNVSREHFRVINYWGGPTNIRGSMGRDDGEEGESVTSGNLNITEGGSSIGYSMEDPYVRELYESKLSEVGLKSEMPEELYKTD, encoded by the coding sequence ATGGCCGAACTGGACACCGAGCTCTTCGAGGAGCCCACCGAGGAGAGCAACCGGGCGGGACTCCGCACCTGGGAGAAGGTGAAGTCGCCGTACCTCGAGTTCATCGAGTCCGAGGGGATCCCGATCTTCAAGGGGATCGGCGTGCACAACGTCCGCGAGCTCGAGATGGGCGACTGGGCACGCACCGGCGTGAAGGGCCACTACCTCTACCTGGACGGCAATGACGGCATCAAGGGGATGTTCGTCATGGAGATCCCGGGCGGCGGCCAGACCAACCCCGAGCGCCACCTGTACCACAAGTTCTACCTGGTGATGGAGGGTCGTGGGACGACCGAGACGTGGGTCGAGGGGCCGCACGGCAGCGGCAAGAAGACGATCACCGAGTGGCAGCCGGGCTCGCTCATGTACTTCCCGCCGAACGTCAGCCACAAGCTGGTGAACGCGACCAACGAGCGGGTGCTGATCATCGCGACGACGAACGCGCCACCGATCTGGAACATCCACCGCGACGCCGAGTTCATCTTCAACAACGACTACATCTTCCGGGCGCACTACCGGGAGGACTCGGACTTCTACAAGTACGACGAGAAGGTCTACAAGGTGCCGGTGAACGAGCGGGCCCAGACCCGCACCTCGTTCTACCCGGACATCATCAACTGCGAGCTGCCCCTCGACAACCAGCGCCTCCCCGGCTACCGCCGGATCCAGCCGGGCTGGCCGGGCTTCGAGTACGACCACGGCGGCTTCATCAGCCAGTACCCGCCGGGGCGCTACTCGCGGGGCCACTGGCACGCCGCAGGCGCGGTCCTCGTCTGCCTGCGCGGCGCCGGCTACACCTTCAACTGGCACCGTGACCTCGGCCCGACTCCCTGGAAGGACGGCCACGGCGACGAGGTGCGGGTCATCGACTACGTGCAGGGCGGCCTCGTCGCCGCTGCACCCGGTGGCGGCAACTGGTTCCACCAGCACTTCAACGTGAGCCGCGAGCACTTCCGGGTGATCAATTACTGGGGCGGCCCGACCAACATCCGTGGCTCGATGGGTCGCGACGACGGTGAAGAGGGCGAGTCCGTCACGAGCGGCAACCTCAACATCACCGAAGGCGGGAGCTCGATCGGCTACTCGATGGAGGACCCCTACGTGCGCGAGCTCTACGAGTCCAAGCTCTCCGAGGTCGGCCTCAAGTCCGAGATGCCCGAGGAGCTCTACAAGACCGACTGA
- a CDS encoding class I SAM-dependent methyltransferase, with protein sequence MTQEVAGPSQSTGWDEGAARSWVDNALRVEDVVFPWNLAANLTRAARPEVKLVLDAASGPGGFLAAVLDAFPESRGVWFDVSSTMQSEAHQNLERFGDRVEYVIGDLVEVGATGPASSFDLITSSRATHHLAVPDLTRFYQQCAGLLAPNGWLANVDSMSEPGPWRTRLREVRRQYREAANTPDLPTHPQINVAPTMSEHIAALRGSGFTEIELVWRVFVTGLLMARKVDPEEFIRK encoded by the coding sequence ATGACCCAGGAAGTGGCAGGACCCTCGCAGTCGACGGGGTGGGACGAGGGCGCGGCCCGCTCGTGGGTGGACAACGCGCTGCGGGTGGAGGACGTCGTCTTCCCCTGGAACCTCGCCGCGAATCTCACGCGTGCGGCGCGCCCGGAGGTGAAGCTCGTCCTCGACGCCGCGTCGGGGCCTGGAGGCTTCCTCGCCGCCGTGCTCGACGCCTTCCCCGAGTCGCGGGGCGTCTGGTTCGATGTCTCCTCGACGATGCAGTCCGAGGCGCACCAGAACCTCGAGCGCTTCGGCGACCGCGTCGAGTACGTGATCGGTGACCTCGTCGAGGTCGGCGCCACCGGCCCCGCGTCGAGCTTCGACCTCATCACCTCGTCGCGCGCTACGCACCACCTCGCGGTACCTGACCTCACCCGCTTCTACCAGCAGTGCGCGGGCCTCCTCGCGCCGAACGGCTGGCTGGCGAACGTCGACTCGATGAGCGAGCCGGGGCCGTGGCGGACGCGCCTGCGAGAGGTCCGGCGCCAGTACCGCGAGGCGGCGAACACCCCCGACCTGCCGACCCACCCGCAGATCAACGTCGCGCCGACCATGTCGGAGCACATCGCGGCGCTGCGCGGGAGCGGCTTCACCGAGATCGAGCTCGTCTGGAGGGTCTTCGTCACCGGGCTGCTGATGGCCCGCAAGGTCGACCCGGAGGAGTTCATCCGCAAGTAG
- a CDS encoding cupin domain-containing protein — protein sequence MAEEGRVFVRGVTAEDYSLKDWRAKQLAAPRVRDAKGEDHGNVAVWQEGRSLIGGNSNAERGITSWDHIEPGDDPFLTQTLQNYFHDFPPESSNRGHGHQNEAGFYVLDGKGYEIHDGERYDWKKGDFYMVHSDCVHRHFNPYDEPATVMIIKAKPMWMFMGLIQQGKSYNPMKEDEASRFGEREDWSKIWTSGVKERIKVVPGDATPWELTPLGRVKTFSSPQRTDVRMFSVDAFEWEIPAGSRSGKIWKMSDEILHIVEGSGYSLHWQVEADIDEKYHARIAKEPTRHEFKKGDSLYVPQNTVTQHFANDGAPLLMFSGQNRIFKHLGYDQVHVFEAAPEYEGAEVKEGARARA from the coding sequence GTGGCAGAAGAGGGACGCGTGTTCGTCCGGGGCGTGACCGCCGAGGACTACAGCCTGAAGGACTGGCGGGCCAAGCAGCTCGCCGCACCGCGTGTACGCGACGCGAAGGGCGAGGACCACGGCAACGTCGCAGTCTGGCAGGAGGGGCGCTCCCTCATCGGTGGGAACAGCAACGCCGAGCGGGGGATCACCTCCTGGGACCACATCGAGCCCGGCGACGACCCCTTCCTCACCCAGACCCTGCAGAACTACTTCCACGACTTCCCGCCGGAGTCCTCGAACCGCGGCCACGGCCACCAGAACGAGGCCGGCTTCTACGTCCTTGACGGCAAGGGCTACGAGATCCACGACGGTGAGCGCTACGACTGGAAGAAGGGCGACTTCTACATGGTCCATTCGGACTGTGTGCACCGCCACTTCAACCCCTACGACGAGCCGGCCACGGTGATGATCATCAAGGCCAAGCCGATGTGGATGTTCATGGGCCTCATCCAGCAGGGGAAGAGCTACAACCCGATGAAAGAGGACGAGGCCAGCCGATTCGGCGAGCGCGAGGACTGGTCCAAGATCTGGACGTCGGGCGTGAAGGAGCGCATCAAGGTCGTCCCCGGCGACGCAACGCCCTGGGAGCTGACGCCCCTCGGGCGGGTGAAGACCTTCAGTTCGCCACAGCGCACCGACGTCCGGATGTTCTCCGTGGACGCCTTCGAGTGGGAGATTCCCGCAGGCTCGCGCTCGGGGAAGATCTGGAAGATGTCCGACGAGATCCTGCACATCGTCGAGGGCTCCGGCTACTCCCTCCACTGGCAGGTCGAGGCGGACATCGACGAGAAGTACCACGCGCGCATCGCGAAGGAGCCAACCCGTCACGAGTTCAAGAAGGGCGACTCGCTCTACGTCCCGCAGAACACCGTGACCCAGCACTTCGCGAACGACGGTGCGCCGCTGCTCATGTTCTCGGGCCAGAACCGCATCTTCAAGCACCTCGGCTACGACCAGGTGCACGTCTTCGAGGCAGCGCCGGAGTACGAGGGCGCCGAGGTGAAGGAGGGGGCTCGGGCGAGAGCCTGA
- a CDS encoding MFS transporter, with the protein MPRLFVDITPLRRFPDFRRLWTGYAFRQLGAQITVTTVIYQVYTITHSNLAVGLLSLAQLGPSIFAPILGGSLADAIDRRVLLLGTAFAMSLCTVGLALNAGTGHPALWLLFVLSAVSWGLAGIDGPTRAAVQIALVDRESVLSANALRQVLQQGSLVVGPAAAGLLIAALHRHLPVVYWIDVASTAFALQAVLRLPPLPPEGGGRRFGFSSIVEGFSYLRGRQVIQACFLADLNANVLGLPVSLFPYMAFHHFHAGVRAYGLLMAAPGAGAALGSLLSGWSATIRRQGLAVLIAIAVWGLALVGFGLTTSLAVGIVLLAVAGWADMISATFRNTIIQVEVPDRLRGRLSSIQTAVVQSGPRLGNTEAGVVAALTTAQFSVVSGGVGCVLGIALIARFMPRFAAYRTPGLVEVTEG; encoded by the coding sequence GTGCCGCGGCTCTTTGTCGACATCACGCCGCTGCGGCGTTTCCCGGACTTCCGGCGCCTGTGGACCGGTTACGCCTTCCGCCAGCTCGGCGCGCAGATCACCGTCACGACGGTGATCTACCAGGTGTACACGATCACCCACTCCAACCTCGCGGTCGGCCTGCTCAGCCTCGCGCAGCTCGGCCCGTCGATCTTCGCCCCGATCCTCGGCGGCTCGCTCGCCGACGCGATCGACCGCCGCGTGCTGCTCCTCGGTACGGCCTTCGCGATGTCGCTGTGCACGGTGGGCCTCGCGCTGAACGCCGGCACGGGCCATCCCGCACTGTGGCTGTTGTTCGTCCTCTCGGCGGTGAGCTGGGGGCTGGCGGGAATCGACGGGCCGACGCGCGCCGCGGTACAGATCGCCCTCGTCGACCGGGAGTCGGTGCTCTCGGCGAACGCGCTCCGCCAGGTCCTCCAGCAGGGCTCGCTCGTCGTCGGCCCCGCGGCCGCAGGGCTCCTCATCGCCGCGCTCCACCGGCACCTCCCCGTCGTCTACTGGATCGACGTCGCGAGCACCGCCTTCGCCCTGCAGGCGGTGCTCCGGCTGCCGCCTCTCCCCCCCGAGGGCGGCGGCAGGCGCTTCGGCTTCTCCTCGATCGTCGAGGGCTTCTCCTACCTACGCGGCCGGCAGGTGATCCAGGCCTGCTTCCTCGCCGACCTGAACGCCAACGTCCTCGGGCTCCCGGTCTCGCTCTTCCCGTACATGGCCTTCCACCACTTCCACGCCGGCGTGCGGGCCTACGGTCTGCTGATGGCGGCGCCGGGCGCGGGGGCGGCGCTCGGCTCACTGCTCAGCGGCTGGTCGGCGACGATCCGCCGACAGGGCCTCGCGGTGCTGATCGCAATCGCCGTCTGGGGGCTTGCGCTCGTCGGCTTCGGCCTCACCACCTCGCTCGCCGTCGGTATTGTCCTGCTCGCGGTGGCTGGGTGGGCGGACATGATCTCAGCGACCTTCCGCAACACGATCATCCAGGTCGAAGTGCCCGACCGCCTGCGCGGCCGCCTCTCCTCGATCCAGACGGCGGTCGTGCAGTCCGGCCCCCGTCTCGGCAACACCGAGGCGGGGGTGGTGGCGGCGCTCACGACCGCGCAGTTCTCGGTCGTCTCTGGCGGCGTCGGCTGCGTGCTCGGGATCGCCCTCATCGCGAGGTTCATGCCGCGCTTCGCCGCGTACCGCACGCCCGGCCTCGTCGAGGTGACCGAGGGCTAG
- a CDS encoding class II aldolase/adducin family protein — MPPIPLYRPEPPVFETVEEERLHRKQQLAAAFRLFARFGFSEGVAGHITARDPELSDHFWVNPYAMHFGHIRVSDLLLVNEKGDVVEGSERVNAAAFAIHSQVHQARPDVVAAAHAHSLNGKAWSTLGRLLDPITQDSCAFYGDHGLFDDYTGVVLDPDEGKRLAHALGEQKAVILQNHGLLTVGHSVDEAAWWFITMERSCQAQLLAEAAGKPILIDHEVAALTASQVGSHLAGFFNFQPLFQRIVREEPDLFD; from the coding sequence ATGCCACCGATTCCGCTCTACCGTCCCGAGCCGCCGGTCTTCGAGACCGTCGAGGAGGAGCGCCTCCACCGCAAGCAGCAGCTCGCAGCGGCCTTCCGCCTCTTCGCTCGCTTCGGCTTCTCCGAGGGGGTCGCCGGTCACATCACGGCCCGCGACCCCGAGCTGAGCGACCACTTCTGGGTGAACCCGTACGCGATGCACTTCGGACACATCCGCGTCAGCGACCTCCTCCTCGTGAACGAGAAGGGCGACGTGGTGGAGGGGAGTGAGCGGGTGAACGCCGCCGCCTTCGCCATCCACTCCCAGGTCCACCAGGCGCGCCCGGACGTCGTCGCCGCGGCGCACGCGCACTCGCTGAACGGGAAGGCATGGTCGACCCTCGGCCGTCTCCTCGACCCGATCACCCAGGATTCCTGCGCGTTCTACGGCGACCATGGCCTTTTCGACGACTACACCGGCGTCGTCCTCGACCCAGACGAGGGCAAGCGCCTCGCGCACGCCCTCGGGGAGCAGAAGGCGGTCATCCTCCAGAACCACGGCCTGCTCACCGTCGGCCACTCTGTCGACGAGGCGGCGTGGTGGTTCATCACGATGGAGCGCTCGTGCCAGGCCCAGCTCCTCGCGGAGGCCGCCGGCAAGCCGATCCTCATCGACCACGAGGTCGCCGCCCTCACCGCCTCCCAGGTCGGCTCGCACCTCGCGGGCTTCTTCAACTTCCAGCCGCTCTTCCAGCGCATCGTCCGTGAGGAGCCCGACCTCTTCGACTGA
- a CDS encoding amidohydrolase family protein, giving the protein MIIDVHGHVTPPSELYAYQASLLAARGAHGRGGVKVSDDRIRESHQSPLPHFGGLSHIEHLAQGGIDRQLISSRPYTLMHSEEPARIVEWFNEETNNIIHQTCQVFPDVFIPVAGLNQAASTSPEQWVGELKRCVNELGFKGALLNPDPMEGAATPPGMGDRYWYPVYEALCELDVPALVHSASCRPPARESYSLHFITEETIGIIHLLNSDVMKDFPTLKLVFAHGGGAIPYQVGRFLSFRAMHDGESFLDNLRKLYFDTCLYTKDSLELLFKVVGVDNCLFGSEKPGTGSQKDPASGRWFDDIRPLIEEIDWLTEGERSAIFEGNTTKLFRL; this is encoded by the coding sequence ATGATCATCGACGTCCACGGTCACGTGACACCGCCGTCAGAGCTCTACGCCTACCAGGCGAGCCTGCTCGCGGCGCGCGGGGCACACGGTCGCGGCGGGGTGAAGGTGAGCGACGACCGCATCCGCGAGTCGCACCAGTCGCCCCTCCCCCACTTCGGCGGCCTCTCGCACATCGAGCACCTCGCGCAGGGCGGGATCGACCGCCAGCTGATCTCCTCGCGCCCCTACACGCTGATGCACTCCGAGGAGCCGGCGCGCATCGTCGAATGGTTCAACGAGGAGACCAACAACATCATCCACCAGACCTGCCAGGTCTTCCCCGACGTCTTCATCCCCGTCGCCGGCCTCAACCAGGCCGCCTCCACCTCCCCCGAGCAGTGGGTCGGCGAGCTGAAGCGCTGCGTGAACGAGCTCGGCTTCAAGGGGGCGCTGCTCAACCCCGACCCGATGGAGGGGGCGGCGACCCCTCCGGGGATGGGCGACCGCTACTGGTACCCCGTCTACGAGGCACTTTGTGAGCTCGACGTGCCCGCCCTCGTCCACTCCGCCTCGTGCCGGCCGCCGGCGCGCGAGTCGTACTCGCTGCACTTCATCACCGAGGAGACGATCGGCATCATCCACCTCCTCAACTCGGACGTGATGAAGGACTTTCCGACGCTGAAGCTCGTCTTCGCGCACGGCGGCGGCGCGATCCCCTACCAGGTGGGGCGCTTCCTCTCCTTCCGGGCGATGCACGACGGCGAGAGCTTCCTCGACAACCTGCGCAAGCTCTACTTCGACACCTGCCTGTACACCAAGGACTCCCTCGAGCTCCTCTTCAAGGTGGTCGGGGTGGACAACTGCCTCTTCGGCTCGGAAAAGCCCGGGACCGGCTCGCAGAAGGACCCTGCCTCGGGCCGCTGGTTCGACGACATCCGGCCGCTCATCGAGGAGATCGACTGGCTCACCGAGGGCGAGCGGAGCGCGATCTTCGAGGGCAACACCACCAAGCTCTTCCGTCTGTAG
- a CDS encoding amidase: MAGSDEGLCFASARELVAMMVRRELSARELLTAHLAQIERVNTDVNAIVTLVPERAAAAAAAADEHLASGGAPGLLHGLPVAHKDTHRTAGIRTTFGSPIHADLVPEEDDLIVARLREAGVVTIGKTNVPEFAAGSHTFNPLFGATANPYDLSRSAGGSSGGAAAALATGMCPLADGSDMGGSLRNPASFCNVVGMRPSVGRVPGVPAVNAWANLSVEGMLARSADDLALALSAVAGEDPRSPIALPGDGSALGAPLGRSVGRLRVGWSRDLGGAVPVEAEPAAAVAAAALLFEGIGADIEEACPDFSGGDLVFKTLRAQHFALAYGALLDAHRPLVKQTLAENIEAGRALTGEQLRDAEQARTVLYLRFAEYFSHHDLLLLPVSQVPPFPIGAEYPTEISGVALGGYLDWMASCYLVSVTGLPACSVPVAFTEDGLPLGVQVVGPPRDDRLVLEAAHLLERAAGVSTRRPALAVGG, translated from the coding sequence ATGGCGGGGTCAGACGAGGGGCTCTGCTTCGCGAGCGCCCGCGAGCTGGTGGCGATGATGGTGCGCCGCGAGCTCTCGGCCCGCGAGCTCCTCACGGCCCACCTCGCGCAGATCGAGCGGGTCAACACCGACGTGAACGCGATCGTCACGCTCGTCCCCGAGCGGGCGGCCGCCGCGGCCGCCGCCGCCGACGAACACCTCGCGTCCGGTGGCGCCCCCGGTCTGCTGCACGGCCTCCCGGTGGCCCACAAGGACACGCACCGCACCGCGGGGATCCGCACCACCTTCGGGTCGCCGATCCACGCCGACCTCGTCCCCGAGGAGGACGACCTCATCGTCGCCCGCCTCCGCGAGGCGGGGGTGGTGACGATCGGAAAGACCAACGTCCCGGAGTTCGCCGCCGGCTCGCATACCTTCAACCCGCTGTTCGGGGCGACCGCCAATCCCTATGACCTCTCCCGCTCGGCGGGGGGGAGCAGCGGCGGTGCCGCGGCGGCGCTCGCCACGGGGATGTGCCCGCTCGCCGACGGGAGCGACATGGGCGGTTCGCTCCGCAACCCGGCCTCGTTCTGCAACGTCGTCGGCATGCGGCCGAGCGTCGGGCGGGTGCCGGGTGTCCCGGCGGTGAACGCCTGGGCGAACCTCAGCGTCGAGGGGATGCTGGCGCGCAGCGCGGACGACCTCGCGCTCGCCCTCTCCGCGGTGGCGGGTGAGGACCCGCGCTCGCCGATCGCCCTCCCCGGTGACGGGAGCGCCCTCGGCGCCCCGCTCGGCCGGTCCGTCGGGCGGCTGCGCGTCGGATGGTCTCGTGACCTCGGCGGCGCGGTCCCCGTCGAGGCGGAACCGGCAGCGGCGGTCGCTGCGGCGGCCCTCCTCTTCGAGGGCATCGGCGCCGACATCGAGGAGGCCTGCCCCGACTTCTCCGGCGGCGACCTCGTTTTCAAGACGCTGCGCGCGCAGCACTTCGCCCTCGCTTACGGGGCGCTCCTCGACGCGCACCGGCCGCTCGTGAAGCAGACCCTCGCCGAGAACATCGAGGCCGGACGGGCGCTCACCGGCGAGCAGCTGCGGGACGCGGAGCAAGCCCGCACCGTGCTCTACCTGCGCTTCGCGGAGTACTTCTCCCACCACGACCTGCTGCTCCTCCCGGTGAGCCAGGTGCCACCCTTCCCGATCGGGGCGGAGTACCCCACCGAGATTTCCGGCGTCGCGCTCGGCGGCTACCTCGACTGGATGGCCTCCTGCTACCTCGTGAGCGTGACCGGCCTCCCCGCCTGCTCCGTGCCGGTGGCCTTCACCGAGGACGGGCTGCCGCTCGGGGTGCAGGTCGTCGGGCCGCCCCGCGATGACCGCCTCGTCCTCGAGGCGGCGCACCTGCTCGAGAGGGCGGCGGGCGTCTCGACCCGCCGTCCCGCACTCGCCGTCGGAGGCTGA
- a CDS encoding YbaK/EbsC family protein: MLGSLESQPAGERPELLAPVVAAALAALGLAEVVEVAAIDPSAADTAAFCARYGVAESASANCVVVEGRRGADSWLCACVVLATTRVDVNGLVRRHLEAKKASFAAMERAISESAMAYGGITPVGLPAAWPLLVDPAVVAAGPVVVGSGLRESKLVLDGALLAALPGAVVLEGLGLPR, encoded by the coding sequence GTGCTCGGGAGCCTCGAGAGCCAGCCAGCGGGGGAGCGCCCTGAGCTGCTCGCCCCGGTGGTCGCCGCCGCGCTCGCGGCGCTCGGCCTCGCCGAAGTCGTCGAGGTGGCCGCGATCGACCCCTCCGCCGCCGACACCGCGGCCTTCTGCGCCCGCTACGGCGTCGCCGAGAGCGCCTCGGCGAACTGCGTGGTCGTCGAGGGGCGGCGCGGCGCCGACTCTTGGCTCTGTGCCTGCGTCGTCCTTGCTACGACGCGTGTCGACGTGAACGGCCTCGTCCGCCGCCACCTCGAGGCGAAGAAGGCCTCCTTCGCTGCGATGGAGCGTGCCATCTCTGAGAGCGCGATGGCCTACGGCGGCATCACCCCCGTCGGCCTCCCCGCCGCCTGGCCGCTGCTCGTCGATCCAGCGGTCGTGGCCGCGGGCCCAGTCGTGGTCGGGAGCGGTCTCCGGGAGTCCAAGCTCGTCCTCGACGGAGCGCTGCTCGCGGCCCTCCCCGGCGCAGTCGTCCTCGAGGGACTGGGCCTGCCCCGCTGA
- a CDS encoding chromate transporter has translation MASGEPPDAVGRGEASLWTVAREWGRPGCIGFGGPPTHIALLRRLCVEERQWVAASEFEDAIATVNLLPGPASTQLAIFSA, from the coding sequence ATGGCGAGCGGCGAGCCCCCTGACGCCGTGGGACGCGGAGAGGCCTCGCTGTGGACGGTCGCCCGTGAGTGGGGCCGTCCCGGCTGCATCGGCTTCGGCGGGCCTCCGACGCACATCGCCCTGCTGCGCCGGCTGTGCGTCGAGGAGCGACAGTGGGTCGCCGCAAGCGAGTTCGAGGACGCGATCGCCACGGTAAACCTCCTCCCCGGCCCCGCTTCAACGCAGCTCGCGATCTTCTCCGCTTGA
- a CDS encoding universal stress protein: MGRIVVGVDGSEPSKRALELAARQAHLTGDLLQVVTAWELPPLFASSSAAAVTEIPVDLDLAGEAEERLHRTIDEVLGAEHGLELHTTVVEGHPAPSLLDAAEGADLVVVGSSGHGEFAGMLLGSVSMYLATHSPCPVLIARSKERPGS, from the coding sequence GTGGGACGGATCGTGGTGGGAGTGGACGGCTCAGAACCCTCTAAGCGCGCGCTCGAGCTCGCAGCCCGTCAGGCGCACCTCACTGGAGACCTGCTGCAGGTCGTGACGGCCTGGGAGCTGCCGCCGCTGTTCGCGAGCAGCTCGGCGGCGGCGGTCACCGAGATCCCGGTCGACCTCGACCTCGCAGGCGAGGCAGAAGAGCGCCTCCATCGCACCATCGACGAAGTGCTGGGGGCCGAGCACGGCCTCGAACTGCACACGACCGTCGTCGAGGGCCATCCTGCGCCGTCGCTCCTCGACGCCGCGGAGGGCGCCGACCTGGTCGTCGTCGGCAGCAGCGGCCACGGCGAGTTCGCGGGCATGCTCCTCGGGTCGGTGAGCATGTACCTCGCGACCCACTCGCCCTGCCCGGTGCTCATCGCCCGTAGCAAGGAACGCCCCGGCAGCTGA
- a CDS encoding zinc-dependent alcohol dehydrogenase family protein produces MRAFAVEHPGPIASGPLVEVERGVPVPGRGEILVRVSVCGVCRTDLHLAEGDLAPRRPLVVPGHEIVGVVEERGPDAHRFARGDRVGVAWLRGVCGRCPYCLRGEENLCAAPSFTGWDEDGGFAEYALVHQDFAYVLPARYSDAEAAPLLCAGIIGFRALRRAGVHPGSRLGIYGFGASAHLCAQVALSIGATVHVVTRSPQAQALARFLGAHSAGDGPPPEPLDEAILFAPVGTLVPVALQALDRGGVLAVAGIHLSAIPELDYARDLFYERELVSVTANTRADGQEFLEVAADLPLVVATASYPFAEAPRALADLAEGAVTGAAVIDCTSGRGT; encoded by the coding sequence ATGCGCGCCTTTGCCGTCGAGCACCCCGGCCCCATCGCCTCCGGCCCGCTCGTCGAGGTCGAGCGCGGCGTCCCCGTGCCGGGCCGCGGTGAGATCCTCGTGCGCGTCTCGGTGTGCGGGGTCTGTCGCACCGATCTCCACCTCGCGGAAGGGGACCTCGCGCCCAGGCGCCCGCTCGTCGTCCCGGGCCACGAGATCGTCGGCGTCGTCGAGGAGCGGGGCCCCGATGCGCACCGCTTCGCGCGCGGCGACCGCGTCGGCGTCGCCTGGCTGCGCGGCGTCTGCGGCCGCTGTCCGTACTGCCTGCGCGGCGAGGAGAACCTCTGCGCCGCGCCGAGCTTCACCGGCTGGGACGAGGACGGCGGCTTCGCCGAGTACGCCCTCGTCCATCAGGACTTCGCCTACGTCCTCCCCGCCCGCTACTCCGACGCCGAGGCGGCGCCGCTTTTGTGCGCGGGGATCATCGGCTTCCGCGCCCTGCGGCGCGCCGGGGTGCACCCCGGCAGCCGCCTCGGCATCTACGGCTTCGGTGCCTCGGCGCACCTCTGCGCGCAGGTGGCGCTCTCGATCGGCGCGACCGTGCACGTCGTCACGCGCTCGCCGCAGGCCCAGGCGCTCGCCCGCTTCCTCGGGGCGCACTCGGCCGGCGACGGCCCGCCACCCGAGCCCCTCGACGAGGCGATCCTCTTCGCGCCGGTGGGGACCCTCGTGCCCGTCGCGCTGCAGGCCCTTGACCGCGGCGGCGTACTCGCCGTCGCCGGCATCCACCTCTCGGCGATCCCCGAGCTCGACTACGCGCGGGACCTGTTCTATGAGCGCGAGCTCGTGAGCGTCACCGCCAACACCCGCGCCGACGGCCAGGAGTTCCTGGAGGTGGCGGCGGACCTTCCCCTCGTCGTCGCGACCGCGAGCTACCCCTTCGCGGAGGCGCCGCGCGCCCTCGCCGACCTCGCGGAGGGCGCCGTCACCGGCGCCGCGGTGATCGACTGCACGAGCGGCCGGGGCACCTGA
- a CDS encoding TlpA disulfide reductase family protein: MLVFGAVFAATRVHSPASGTASASSVLAAGDRAPVALRLAPLGGGASVTLAAEVGHRPAVVNFFASWCTACAKELDAFGAVSARAKGAVAFVGIDTNDSDHSLAEKLLRAGGVRYPVLVDGAGLQAATAYGVDALPATFFLDASGRVVGEVLGAEDAPALSARLRGLEGHG, encoded by the coding sequence GTGCTGGTGTTCGGGGCGGTCTTCGCCGCGACCCGCGTGCACAGCCCCGCGTCCGGCACCGCCTCCGCCTCCTCGGTCCTCGCCGCGGGTGACCGCGCGCCGGTCGCTCTGCGGCTCGCGCCCCTCGGCGGCGGCGCGAGCGTGACCCTCGCCGCGGAGGTCGGCCACCGCCCGGCGGTGGTGAACTTCTTCGCCTCGTGGTGCACCGCCTGCGCGAAGGAGCTCGACGCCTTCGGCGCGGTCTCGGCGCGGGCGAAGGGCGCGGTCGCCTTCGTCGGGATCGACACCAACGACTCGGACCACTCCCTCGCCGAGAAGCTGCTGCGCGCTGGCGGGGTCCGCTACCCGGTCCTCGTCGACGGCGCCGGCCTGCAGGCGGCGACCGCCTACGGCGTCGACGCCCTGCCGGCGACCTTCTTCCTCGACGCCTCGGGGCGCGTCGTCGGCGAGGTCCTCGGTGCCGAGGACGCGCCCGCCCTCTCGGCGCGCCTGCGCGGTCTGGAAGGGCACGGCTGA